The Candidatus Aminicenantes bacterium sequence ATAATAATCGGCTTTGACCAGCCATACCCCCTCCTGTTCGTGACTGGTATCTTCGGGATCGGCCAGCTGCTTTTTCGGAGTGATGACGCTGATCGGGGTGAACATGTAGCCAGTACCCAGTTTCATCAGCACCTTGCCCGCAGTTAGGTCGAAGGCGCCCAGGTTTAGGTTGAGCGCCACTTCGCGCAGATTGCCTTGCCAAGTCCCATCATGGGCGGCGCGCAGCAGCGGCGAAACCTGGAACTTGACCTTGCCCAGGAGCAGTCGTCCGTTGGCCTGCAGGAGCAACCCCGAATCGCGGGTATCCAGGCGGTCAACCTGCCCGGCATTCCAGGGGCTGTCCTGGCGGGGGGAGAGCCAGGAATAATTGTAATAGCCATAAAAATCGAGTTTCAACGGCTTGGATTCGCCACCCAACAGGGCAGCCAGTCCGAGAATAACCATAGCCCAAACCAACCGCCGGCTCATGTCAATCCACCTCGATTTGAGGCAAGTACATGACGTTGAAGTATTTTTCCGGAAATTGCCGGGAATGGAAATTGAGGTTCTCCATCACCGTATAACGCTTGGGATTGAGCTTGTCCTCGATGCGGATTCTGGCAATGGCCTCCCGGCCATTGGCCAGGACACCTTCCTGGTAATAGGCGGTCTTGAAATGCTTGCCCGAAAGGAGGAAAAATTCAGCCTTCAGAGGCTGATGGGTTTTTTTATCGGCATATAGCAGCACCCGCTGATAGGTAGCGCCCGCGCTTTTAGCTTTCAATTCCAGCTTCAGCAGGTTGCCGTCGTCGCTCAGCAGCGTGCCGGTATAATCTCGCTTGAAGCTCACCTTGGCCACGTCGCCGTTGGAAGCTTCGCCCATCAGCCGCTGCATCGGGGTGATGCGCAGGGCACGTTTGGAGCCGCCGAGGTTGACCCACATATCGTCGCCTTTCATCAGCACTTTCATGCCCTTGTTCTTGCCCGAATCGCATATCAGCAGGCTGCGGTCGTCGCCGGCAAAAAAACCCCTAAACAGCGCCTCCTCCTTGAGCACGTCGCCCTCGAAATCCTGCATGCGCACGTCCATGTTGAACGAACCGGCCACCATGCGGTAGCGGTCGATTTTTGCCAGAAGCTCGTCTCCATCCTGGCCAAAAAGATCCGGGGGCAGGACGATCCACAGCAGGAGCACAATCATGATCAGCCTTTTCGCGATTTTGTTCATCATTTCACCTCCTGATCAGCCATTGCGCAGGGCGCGGACGATGTTCAGCTTGAAGATGCGCCGGGCCGGGATGATAGTGGAAAGGATCACCACCAGCAGCGTTACCGGGCCGACGAAAGTGAAAATTCCCGTTACATTACGCACGTTCAGCAGATACCCGGCGGTGGCCCCTGGCGGCGCCGGCATCATGATGCCGGCACGGTTGATCAGGAAGGCCATGCCGATTTCAATCAATATCCCCAGGATCACGCCCAACAAGCCGATCCAGGCACCCTCGGTAACGAGCATGCGGAACATGCGCCACTTGGAAGTCCCCATGGCGCGCAGGGTGGCAAATTCGGCCGAGCGTTCCATCAAGGACATCAGGATGGTGTTCATGGTCGAAAACCAGACGATCAGCATCAACACCGGCAGCACAAAACCGATCATAGCGTTGAAAAAATTCAATGCCTTGACATAATCGGGAAAAACTTGTTTCCAGTTTTGGGCGGTGATGCCAGTGGGCAAACGCTTCTGCCAATCGGCGAGTGCAGCATTCAAATCATTGGAGTCGCGCAGCGTCACGGCCAGCCGCTCCACCTTTGCGGAGGCTAGCAACCCCTGGGCCGTTGGCAGGGAAACCATGGCAAAGCGCTTGTCCATTTCCTCGAAGCCGGTATTAATCGTGCCGATGACCTTGAAATCGTAGCCGTTCATGGCACCAGTGGCTGCTGTGGTCAGAATAGTTACTTCTCCACCCTCTTTGACTTGTAGACTCTTGGCCAGCAGCTTTCCCAATAAGATACCTTCGGGCTCATTTAAAAGTTTTTTCAAAGGGCCGGCATTGATATAGTCGCCGCCCATCTCGATCTCGCCGGCCGGCAGCACGGCCCGGACCATGACCGCATTCGACTTCTCGCCGGTGGAACAGAGGCCGAAAAAATTGATGCGCGGCGTGACCACGCTCACCCGCGGATCCTCTTTGATCTGCGCCGCTAGCTTGCTCCAGTCAGCAATTCCATAGGACAATATCTTGTCTTCCTCCTTGGTCAATAGGTCAACGCTCAGCACCTGAAAATGCCCGGTCTGGCCGTGAATGATGCTTTCCCCGTAGCCCCATTTGACGAATTCCACATAAGCCATGGCCAGGCAGACCATGGAAACACCGATGGTGATCACCGCCAGAGTGATCATAGTGCGGCGCTTGTTGCGCCAGATGTTTTTTATGGATAATTTGGCAATCATGTTTTTCTCCTGTCAATTTTCTGAAATTTTGCCGTCGATCAAGCCGTCGCGCATGTACAGCACCCGGTGGGCCGCCCCGATAACGATGGGATCATGCGAAGCTACGATGAAAGTAATGCCATCTTCACGGTTGAGCGAGTCCATCAATTCGACAATGGCTCTGGCGTTTTGTGAATCGAGATTGGCCGATGGTTCATCGGCGATGACCAGCTTGGGCTGCTTGACCAGGGCCCGGGCGATGGCCACGCGTTGCTGCTCGCCGCCCGACAGCTGTGCTGGTTTGTGCCGGCGCCTGTCCCAAAGCCCCACCCGCTTCAGGTATTTTTCAACCATTTCCAGGTTGAAATTCTGGAATACGAAGCCGATGGACCTACGGCGAAGTTCGACCAGTTTGCGGTCGGGAAGACCAGTGACGGCTGTGCCGTCAAAGAAGAGCTGGCCGGTGCTTACGCAATCGATCAGACCGCAAATATTGAGCAACGTGGTCTTGCCAGAGCCCGAAGGCCCGGCAAAAACGGTAAACTCGCCCTGCTGCACCGCTACATCAACCCCGCGCAACGCCGGCACTTCGGTTTTGCCCAGGGGATATATCTTGGTAATACCCACGCCATTTAAAAAATCAGCCATGCGCACCTCCTGCTGAAATCGACCCATTGTACGTTCACTTTTTGAGCAGGGGAAGAGGTTTTCCGACCAACGGTCCATATGGCCGTCTGAACGACCGGATAAGCGGAGTGAACCGGGCGACAAGCAGCAAGCGCTTCTCGCGGCTGACGCTGACCCGCGCTTTCAGGCGCGGTTTACTTGCTCACCCTTTCGATGTAGGAGCCGTCGCACGGCGCAGCAGGACATGATGGATTTCGCCTGCTCGCGGTTCGGCGATTCAACCCATTGCTTTTACGCATTGTCCAATAGCTGTCGAATTTTATAAGCCAGATCCTTTGCCGAATAGGGTTTGTGCAGAAAAACTACGTCCGGCTCCAGTTCTCCGCTATGAACAATGTGATTTTCTGTGTATCCGGAGACAAAAAGCACTTGGATGCCCGGAATCAGCGCCCTGGCCCTTTCAGCCAATTCCTTGCCGTTCATTTTCGGCATGACCAGATCGGTAACCAACAGGCGCGGGGGTTCGGCTTGATCTTTCAGCCACTCCAGTGCCTGAACGCCGTCTTCGGCGACATGAACCCGATAACCATATCCCTCCAAAGAATTCCCGGCATATTGCCGCACCGCCCCGTCATCTTCCACGAACAATATGATTTCACTGCCTGATAAATCCCGATCGTTGCGTTTCCGTTGGATATCGGTTGGCACGTTCTCTTCGGTAGCCGGCCAATACACTTTAATCATCGTTCCTTTGCCCAATTCGCTGTAAATATAAATATTGCCCTTGTTTTGCCTGACAATGCCATACACGGTGGCCAATCCCATGCCCGTGCCTTTTCCCTTTTCTTTCGTGGAGAAAAACGGTTCGAATGCTTTTTGCTTTACTTCTTCGGTCATGCCACAGCCAGTGTCGCTCACGGCCAGGAACACGTGCAGCCCCGTCTGGCTGTCGGGATGATGCGCGACATACGACTCATCCAAATGACTCGTGCCGGTCTCAATGGTGATTTTCTTCTCGGAGGCTTTGTCCGTCCTTTTATTGACGGCGTCGCGGGCGTTGACGATTAAATTAATGATTATTTGCTCGATCTGGCTCGGATCGGCCTTGATTCCGGGCAGATGGGGAACCAGGCGTTTTTCCATGTTGATGTCTTCGCCGATGAGTCGGCGCATCATTTTATCCAGTTCGGAAATGACCATGGTGATGTCCAGAATCATGGGTTGAAATATCTGTTTTCTGCTGAAGGCCAGTATTTGGTTCGTCAACATCTCCGCTTTCTTAGACGCCGAAAAAATCGTCAGCAAGTTTTGCCTTACGTCGCGATTGTCTCCCGTCTTGGCCAGGGCCATCTCCGCATAACCGCTGATCACCGTCAGCAGATTGTTGAAATCATGGGCGATGCCGCCGGCCAGAGTGCCGATCGATTCCATTTTTTGAGTCTGAATCAGCTGCTGTTCCAGTTTTTTCCGCTGCGTAATGTCTTTTAAGATACCCTGGGTGGCAATGCCATTCTTATACTTAATATGCGCTGTCGACACTTCAACATCCAATTCTTTTCCATCTTTGGCAAGTGCCGTGAATTCGTATACCGGCTCGACCTCCTCGCCCGCCTCCACGCCCCGGCTCCTTTCGGCAACGAAAGCTTTGCTCTTGGGGGCGACCAGGTCCATGAAATCGAAATCGGGACCGTTGACTTCCTCCAGGGTCAAGCCAAATATTTCCTGGAATTTATCATTGATCACCTCAAATTTTTTATCATAAAGAAGATAGATCGCGTCATTGGACTGCTGAATTAAATTGCGGTACTTCTCTTCGCTGGCTTCCAATTCTTGGTTTGTCTTTTTTAGTTCGACGTTCGCGCGATTCAAGTCCTGATTGGAGACCGCCAGCTTTCGATTTGAGGAATCCAATTGCTCGTTCAACTCGCTCAATTCTTCATTTCGAATACGCATGGATCTCGTTCGGGCCCAGGAGACAAAAACAACCAAGGATACGATGGCTAAGGCGACCAGGACGCGAAACCACCAGGTTTTCCAAAATGGCGGGATAACCGTTATTTTGAAAGTGTCTTCACCGCTTTCCTGTTGGTAAATGTTGCGGGCCTTAACCCGAAAGACATAAGAACCTTCCGGCAGGTTCATGTACTCCTTCATATTTTGCGCCGTCCAGTCAGACCATTCCCGGTCGAGACCATCCATGCGAATTTTGTACCGGTTAGCCTCCGGCTCGTCGAAAGCAGTCAGGGCGAACTCGAAACGGAGTGAATTCTCAGTATACTTCAGAGCGGGGATTGTCTTGGAGCCCATCGCTGCCGAGGCGCCTCCAAAAAGAAGCTGGCCCCTCGCCTTTTCCACCCGGCGGATGAGGGCGGAGTAAGCCGGGGTATAATCCTTTGGAATACGGGGATCGTAACGGCTAAGGCCTTCCGACCCTCCGAACCATACAACGCCGTCGGCATCGGCATGGATTGTTTCGATAGCCGTCTCGCCAATACGGAGAAAGGGCGTCTTTTCCCAGCGGTAGCTTCCGTCTGGCTGGAGGACGGCGGCTCCGGCTTCGTAGATGCGGCGAGTCTTTTCAATGGAATCCATCCATATCCGACCTTGGGAATCCTCGCGCCATGCAAGCACCTTCCTGAAACCGTCGGGAAAGAGCCTGGCAAAGCGCGGATCGGGGGAAAAATGCTTCGCTGTCTCGTCAAAGCGGTAGACTCCCTGGGGTGTGCCGAACACATACGTGCCGCCCATGGTATGGACGTGGTAATCCAATCCGATCGGCAACCCCTGATCCGATCCGAAACGCTCCACGAGGGGGGAAGGTCCGGACGCACCACCCTGCCAATCCCTGGAGAAGGTGATGCGCAGGATACCTTGTGCCTGGGTGCCCAGCCATAGTCGGCCATCTTCCATTTCCGCCATATTGCGAATTTCTTCGTTTATCCCCGTAATCTTCCCTTCGTCTATCCACCTGCCTTGGTCTTCACCCCGGCGAACCATTGATGCCAGACCGTCCTGAAGCCCCACAAAAACTCGTGCGGGATCGGATCGTGAGCGAAAGAGGCTCATCGCAATAACATTGGATGGCCTGACGAGGAAAGCTTCGCGGCCGCGAATCTCGGAAACTCCATTGATGCCGGTCGCCAGGAGAATGCCGCCGAAAGATAGTAAATTAAAAGTCTGACTTTTCATCCCGGCTATGCATTCGAATCGGTATCCCGGAGATGCCGGGGAAGATTTGCGCCAGG is a genomic window containing:
- a CDS encoding outer membrane lipoprotein-sorting protein produces the protein MMNKIAKRLIMIVLLLWIVLPPDLFGQDGDELLAKIDRYRMVAGSFNMDVRMQDFEGDVLKEEALFRGFFAGDDRSLLICDSGKNKGMKVLMKGDDMWVNLGGSKRALRITPMQRLMGEASNGDVAKVSFKRDYTGTLLSDDGNLLKLELKAKSAGATYQRVLLYADKKTHQPLKAEFFLLSGKHFKTAYYQEGVLANGREAIARIRIEDKLNPKRYTVMENLNFHSRQFPEKYFNVMYLPQIEVD
- a CDS encoding ABC transporter ATP-binding protein, yielding MADFLNGVGITKIYPLGKTEVPALRGVDVAVQQGEFTVFAGPSGSGKTTLLNICGLIDCVSTGQLFFDGTAVTGLPDRKLVELRRRSIGFVFQNFNLEMVEKYLKRVGLWDRRRHKPAQLSGGEQQRVAIARALVKQPKLVIADEPSANLDSQNARAIVELMDSLNREDGITFIVASHDPIVIGAAHRVLYMRDGLIDGKISEN
- a CDS encoding PAS domain S-box protein translates to MNCYFFYINIYFRSRKIRFLNFAIIITLTVASLQGGSEIIKERGLPYIRSYDPKEYGAQAQNWAIIQDKRGVIYIGNGDGVLEYDGISWRLIPSKNKTAIRSLAVDDAGRVYVGAQGEIGYLAPDETGKMRFVSLNDLIETSHQAFLDVWDIYVTSQGVFFNSRANLFLLANNHIKVWKAQTGFHRAFLVYGRLFIRQDDVGLMELSRDKLVLVKGGERFAFEKIYVMLPFDMPKAGDSTVTAGRVLIGTRDQGFFLYDGATLSPFPTAADTFLKKNLLYHGVLLNDGTLALATLQGGMACISRDGKMLSILDKTAGLIDNTVLRIQPDQQSGLWLTHNKGLSRIEWPAPLTIFDERSGLKGSVLFLHGHKGTMYVGTSQGVYVLQPPWRKSSPASPGYRFECIAGMKSQTFNLLSFGGILLATGINGVSEIRGREAFLVRPSNVIAMSLFRSRSDPARVFVGLQDGLASMVRRGEDQGRWIDEGKITGINEEIRNMAEMEDGRLWLGTQAQGILRITFSRDWQGGASGPSPLVERFGSDQGLPIGLDYHVHTMGGTYVFGTPQGVYRFDETAKHFSPDPRFARLFPDGFRKVLAWREDSQGRIWMDSIEKTRRIYEAGAAVLQPDGSYRWEKTPFLRIGETAIETIHADADGVVWFGGSEGLSRYDPRIPKDYTPAYSALIRRVEKARGQLLFGGASAAMGSKTIPALKYTENSLRFEFALTAFDEPEANRYKIRMDGLDREWSDWTAQNMKEYMNLPEGSYVFRVKARNIYQQESGEDTFKITVIPPFWKTWWFRVLVALAIVSLVVFVSWARTRSMRIRNEELSELNEQLDSSNRKLAVSNQDLNRANVELKKTNQELEASEEKYRNLIQQSNDAIYLLYDKKFEVINDKFQEIFGLTLEEVNGPDFDFMDLVAPKSKAFVAERSRGVEAGEEVEPVYEFTALAKDGKELDVEVSTAHIKYKNGIATQGILKDITQRKKLEQQLIQTQKMESIGTLAGGIAHDFNNLLTVISGYAEMALAKTGDNRDVRQNLLTIFSASKKAEMLTNQILAFSRKQIFQPMILDITMVISELDKMMRRLIGEDINMEKRLVPHLPGIKADPSQIEQIIINLIVNARDAVNKRTDKASEKKITIETGTSHLDESYVAHHPDSQTGLHVFLAVSDTGCGMTEEVKQKAFEPFFSTKEKGKGTGMGLATVYGIVRQNKGNIYIYSELGKGTMIKVYWPATEENVPTDIQRKRNDRDLSGSEIILFVEDDGAVRQYAGNSLEGYGYRVHVAEDGVQALEWLKDQAEPPRLLVTDLVMPKMNGKELAERARALIPGIQVLFVSGYTENHIVHSGELEPDVVFLHKPYSAKDLAYKIRQLLDNA
- a CDS encoding ABC transporter permease, translating into MIAKLSIKNIWRNKRRTMITLAVITIGVSMVCLAMAYVEFVKWGYGESIIHGQTGHFQVLSVDLLTKEEDKILSYGIADWSKLAAQIKEDPRVSVVTPRINFFGLCSTGEKSNAVMVRAVLPAGEIEMGGDYINAGPLKKLLNEPEGILLGKLLAKSLQVKEGGEVTILTTAATGAMNGYDFKVIGTINTGFEEMDKRFAMVSLPTAQGLLASAKVERLAVTLRDSNDLNAALADWQKRLPTGITAQNWKQVFPDYVKALNFFNAMIGFVLPVLMLIVWFSTMNTILMSLMERSAEFATLRAMGTSKWRMFRMLVTEGAWIGLLGVILGILIEIGMAFLINRAGIMMPAPPGATAGYLLNVRNVTGIFTFVGPVTLLVVILSTIIPARRIFKLNIVRALRNG